The following proteins are co-located in the Deinococcus metallilatus genome:
- a CDS encoding DUF6575 domain-containing protein, with protein MQLLALHGQGYFIQEEGGLNTSSIPYIGRYEMIEVYDYFDRPLLFSIRNATGSLFVISFATARGDEEKWMVVEISPSRLVSFHAGQLNVRGVFEFPENGQILLLRVPKSDGDMIVESMSSDNETIREFLAHPEVYINLDSETIEEANERVRSSLGSSARPFANLRLERQGGGRSTIDSRIMGSILIHWQDTVSNIGMNIAGMDNEKGRIPFEIHEATTFDYAAGWNGSVGVTLVTPERNRRIINPLLEQSLEVLRQLLESQSVLNYYQIGANDQVVSLSKRTLLKFKALLGSLRASESSFTMSYETQPGHTVITGLNLGQVYAKIEQIEGYADSDERLYATRGIIKVLNTTTGRMEIVENETDSRYIAYLDDREFFKTHSLSVPGEYVVFINESTSVNRNTGEEVKNYRVLDIQPIVKATE; from the coding sequence TTGCAACTTCTGGCCCTACATGGGCAGGGATATTTCATACAGGAGGAGGGTGGTCTGAACACTTCCAGTATTCCGTACATTGGAAGGTACGAGATGATCGAGGTGTACGACTACTTCGATAGACCTCTGTTGTTCAGTATTCGCAATGCAACCGGCAGTCTGTTTGTTATTTCGTTTGCCACTGCTCGTGGGGATGAAGAAAAGTGGATGGTGGTTGAGATCTCCCCGAGCAGGCTCGTCAGCTTTCATGCAGGCCAGCTAAATGTAAGAGGTGTATTTGAGTTTCCTGAGAATGGGCAGATACTCCTGCTTCGGGTTCCCAAAAGCGATGGTGACATGATTGTTGAGAGCATGTCGTCAGATAACGAAACGATCCGTGAATTTCTCGCACATCCCGAAGTTTATATCAATCTGGACTCTGAAACTATAGAAGAGGCGAATGAAAGGGTGAGAAGTTCGCTCGGCAGTTCTGCTCGTCCGTTCGCCAACCTTCGTCTGGAACGGCAGGGTGGCGGTCGCTCCACGATTGACTCACGTATCATGGGAAGTATTCTTATTCACTGGCAGGACACAGTAAGTAACATTGGGATGAATATTGCGGGCATGGATAACGAAAAGGGACGGATACCATTCGAGATTCATGAAGCAACCACCTTCGATTATGCGGCGGGCTGGAATGGTTCAGTGGGGGTTACACTCGTGACCCCCGAGCGCAATCGGCGCATAATCAATCCCCTGCTTGAGCAGAGTCTTGAAGTTCTCAGACAACTTCTAGAATCACAGAGCGTTCTGAATTATTATCAAATCGGTGCTAATGATCAGGTGGTGAGTCTCTCCAAGAGGACTCTGCTTAAGTTTAAAGCACTTCTTGGGTCCCTCAGGGCGTCTGAGTCAAGTTTTACCATGTCCTATGAAACCCAACCCGGCCACACTGTTATCACAGGACTTAACCTGGGACAGGTTTACGCAAAAATTGAGCAGATTGAGGGTTATGCAGACTCGGATGAACGCCTCTATGCTACAAGAGGCATAATAAAGGTCTTGAATACAACAACCGGCAGAATGGAAATAGTGGAAAATGAAACAGACTCCCGATATATTGCCTATCTGGATGACAGAGAGTTTTTTAAAACCCACTCTCTAAGTGTTCCGGGGGAATACGTTGTTTTTATCAATGAAAGCACATCTGTCAATCGTAATACTGGCGAGGAGGTCAAAAACTACCGTGTCCTTGACATACAACCCATAGTTAAAGCAACGGAGTAA
- a CDS encoding helix-turn-helix domain-containing protein: MTLEDLAEASGLTWSYIAQIEVGRRNVGVDNMHRLAAGVGVPLRELL, from the coding sequence ATGACCCTGGAGGACTTAGCTGAGGCTTCCGGGCTCACGTGGTCGTACATCGCTCAAATTGAAGTGGGGCGCCGGAATGTCGGTGTGGATAACATGCACCGGTTAGCAGCGGGGGTCGGGGTGCCGCTCAGGGAGTTGCTCTAA
- a CDS encoding Mu transposase C-terminal domain-containing protein: MSGGVLPQAGEWVEHRGRRARIVRIPNLREAQLRDERGELFTAPIHELTPERHEEVAGEAGRALDSEGYATALRDAEFRHSVIEPLLRLGPTRTRAQVEAVARDHGCDPATVYRWLKKYEATESVRGLMRRVRSDRGGGRLPDALEKLMDSLIEQDYLTEQRPTMQNVYERLKSEVDRANRTRAEGEPELRLPGFQTFRRRIYRIEERRRVSRRFGGRAARVLDPVLGHYPGATYPLAVVQIDHTPLDIQLVDTVHRLPIGRPWITLVMDVFSRVVLGFYISFDNPNAFAAGAALTHAILPKDLWLARHEEALDRILGLLRAEMGEAVVGDHTSKLDWPCYGRPVLVKMDNAREFRGHMIERALREHVSDREFRPVLRPQYGGHIERLLGTLLREIHTLPGTTFSNPRARGDYDAEEEATITLEAFETWLTAYILGVYHRRVHSELDMTPLAAWEAGLLHGSDDHPPTGLPERIMGDRADRLRMDFLPFFEATVQRTGIRHGGLIYMSDVLRRYIGARHPDHPTRARKFLVSYDPRDVSAVYFLDPDLDRYFEVRCRQPNFPSMSIWELRATRVFARKHRIKLEDERAVMNTFRLMRRLVQGEEEQTKSVRAEAEKQRQRARVDRPAGAEKAEPPSKDRSALNPFKKAREIKPFDDIE; encoded by the coding sequence ATGAGCGGCGGCGTCCTCCCCCAGGCGGGCGAGTGGGTCGAGCACCGGGGTCGCCGTGCCCGCATCGTCCGCATCCCCAACCTGCGGGAAGCCCAGTTGCGGGATGAGCGCGGCGAACTGTTCACCGCCCCCATCCACGAACTGACCCCGGAGCGGCATGAGGAGGTCGCAGGGGAGGCAGGGCGGGCCCTCGACTCGGAGGGCTACGCCACCGCTCTGCGCGACGCCGAGTTCCGCCACTCGGTCATCGAACCCCTGCTGCGACTCGGCCCCACCCGGACCCGCGCCCAGGTCGAGGCCGTCGCCCGGGACCACGGCTGCGATCCCGCCACCGTGTACCGCTGGCTCAAGAAGTACGAGGCCACTGAGTCCGTGCGCGGGCTGATGCGGCGGGTGCGGTCCGACCGGGGTGGGGGTCGCCTCCCCGATGCCCTGGAGAAGCTGATGGACTCGCTGATCGAGCAGGACTACCTCACCGAGCAGCGCCCCACGATGCAGAACGTCTACGAGAGGCTGAAGTCCGAGGTGGACCGCGCCAACAGGACCCGGGCTGAGGGCGAGCCGGAACTGCGGCTCCCGGGCTTCCAGACCTTCCGCCGCCGCATCTACCGCATCGAGGAACGCAGGCGGGTGAGCAGGCGGTTCGGGGGCCGCGCCGCCCGCGTCCTCGACCCGGTCCTCGGCCACTACCCCGGCGCGACCTACCCGCTGGCGGTCGTCCAGATTGACCACACCCCGCTCGACATCCAGCTGGTCGATACCGTCCACCGGCTCCCCATCGGCAGACCCTGGATCACGCTGGTCATGGACGTGTTCTCCCGGGTGGTGCTGGGCTTCTACATCTCCTTCGACAACCCCAACGCCTTCGCGGCAGGGGCAGCCCTCACCCACGCCATCCTCCCCAAGGACCTGTGGCTCGCCCGCCACGAGGAGGCCCTGGACCGCATCCTCGGTCTGCTCCGCGCCGAGATGGGTGAGGCGGTCGTGGGGGACCACACCTCGAAGTTGGACTGGCCCTGCTACGGCAGGCCCGTCCTCGTGAAGATGGACAACGCCCGCGAGTTCCGGGGCCACATGATCGAGCGGGCCCTGAGGGAACACGTCTCCGACCGTGAGTTCCGCCCGGTCCTCCGCCCCCAGTACGGCGGTCACATCGAGAGGCTCCTGGGCACCCTGCTCCGGGAGATCCACACCCTCCCCGGCACCACGTTCAGCAACCCGAGGGCGCGCGGTGACTACGACGCCGAGGAGGAGGCCACCATCACCCTGGAAGCCTTCGAGACCTGGCTGACCGCCTACATCCTGGGGGTCTACCACCGCCGTGTCCACAGTGAACTCGACATGACACCACTCGCCGCCTGGGAGGCCGGGCTGCTGCACGGCTCGGACGACCACCCCCCGACCGGTCTGCCCGAGCGCATCATGGGCGACCGTGCTGACCGTCTGAGGATGGACTTCCTCCCCTTCTTCGAGGCCACAGTGCAACGCACCGGCATCCGCCACGGCGGGCTGATCTACATGAGTGACGTGCTGCGCCGGTACATCGGTGCCCGCCACCCTGACCACCCCACGCGCGCCCGGAAGTTCCTCGTGAGCTATGACCCCCGGGACGTCTCGGCGGTCTACTTCCTCGACCCCGACCTGGACCGCTACTTCGAGGTGCGCTGCCGTCAACCCAACTTCCCCTCCATGAGCATCTGGGAGCTGCGGGCCACCAGGGTGTTCGCCAGGAAGCATCGCATCAAGCTGGAGGACGAGCGGGCCGTCATGAACACCTTCCGCCTCATGCGGCGGCTCGTCCAGGGTGAGGAAGAGCAGACCAAGAGCGTGCGTGCCGAGGCCGAGAAGCAGCGGCAGCGGGCCAGGGTGGACAGGCCCGCCGGGGCCGAGAAGGCGGAGCCTCCCTCGAAGGACAGGTCCGCCCTCAACCCCTTCAAGAAGGCCCGCGAGATCAAGCCCTTCGATGACATCGAATGA
- a CDS encoding AIPR family protein, giving the protein MTHSREDTPHLKAFAVEMIRQFEGQADRDGSSFEQVLLEDGAAELEELGQCPELTWIDFSVAGGRGQPGMIAHAWGVDQHDRIHLAGVLTPKQAVVEENLPYVFQKRDVSEFMGRMLNTIAHLRDGHRLSGEEDPGIGEMAERCRALLAELDPEVVLHLFTAGHVRGTIASQTLPGVLVSSYVHDIEWLRRVSEDDPTEQLDFRDHGQGGLPCLVASRFPDGEPEVILTVLPGELLARLYDRRRDELLRRNVRIYLRSKMKVNRDMMRSAREEPERFIALNNGISAVARGASYTGDFTLMQTLDDLQIVNGGQTTATLHEVWKDRRHPADLSELRVQAKITIIRQDDEQGDRLAQQIALTANSQSRITMSDLLSGDPYERSLEVISRERRYASGAVQTGWFYERVRGQHAGLLALDRKNEKLYPRDQVIDKGYAAQLLLSWGGQPYRAALGREKALKVFKDDLKARNPEGPLPEATVQDFDQLVGLAVIRREAEGSIAAEGTMKPPLGQYLLAWLAEQHGGEIDLLQIARTGVLPDHLIRVIQQVTPLISRAMRTHPENVPHESERPKRAACWDEVRKIRLPGEVARRGTGTGTREFSRQDWQAALIWVQGTRNAQLRQKILDARRIVQSGKAQQKKTYLAAVMREAISRGFRPDLGAVSMDEATAEAS; this is encoded by the coding sequence ATGACCCACAGCAGGGAGGACACGCCGCACCTGAAGGCCTTCGCGGTGGAGATGATCAGGCAGTTCGAGGGGCAGGCGGACAGGGACGGTTCTTCCTTCGAGCAGGTGCTGCTGGAGGACGGTGCCGCAGAGCTTGAGGAACTGGGCCAGTGCCCCGAACTCACCTGGATTGACTTCTCCGTGGCGGGAGGTCGGGGTCAGCCGGGCATGATCGCCCACGCCTGGGGTGTGGATCAGCACGACCGCATCCACCTTGCCGGGGTGCTCACCCCAAAACAGGCCGTGGTCGAGGAGAACCTGCCCTACGTGTTCCAGAAGCGGGATGTCAGCGAGTTCATGGGCAGGATGCTGAACACCATCGCGCACCTCAGGGACGGCCATCGTCTGTCCGGTGAGGAGGACCCCGGGATCGGCGAGATGGCGGAACGCTGCCGCGCCCTGCTGGCCGAGTTGGACCCCGAGGTTGTCCTGCACCTGTTCACGGCGGGACATGTCAGGGGTACCATCGCCAGCCAGACGCTGCCCGGCGTCCTGGTCTCCAGCTATGTCCACGATATCGAGTGGCTGCGCCGGGTCTCCGAGGATGATCCCACCGAGCAGCTGGACTTCCGCGACCACGGGCAGGGCGGTCTGCCCTGTCTGGTCGCCAGCCGCTTCCCGGACGGGGAGCCCGAGGTCATCCTCACGGTGCTGCCCGGCGAACTGCTCGCACGGCTCTACGACCGTCGGCGGGATGAGCTGCTCCGGCGCAACGTCCGCATCTACCTTCGCAGCAAGATGAAGGTGAACCGCGACATGATGAGGTCCGCCCGCGAGGAGCCGGAGCGGTTCATCGCTCTCAACAACGGCATCTCGGCAGTGGCCCGTGGCGCCAGTTACACCGGCGACTTCACGCTGATGCAGACCCTGGACGATCTCCAGATCGTGAACGGCGGGCAGACCACGGCGACCCTTCACGAGGTCTGGAAGGACCGCCGACACCCGGCTGACCTCAGTGAGTTGCGCGTGCAGGCGAAGATCACCATCATCAGGCAGGATGACGAGCAGGGTGACCGGCTGGCCCAGCAGATCGCCCTGACGGCGAACAGCCAGAGCAGGATCACCATGAGCGACCTCCTCTCAGGTGACCCCTACGAGCGGAGCCTGGAGGTCATCTCGCGCGAGAGACGGTACGCCAGCGGTGCGGTGCAGACGGGGTGGTTCTACGAGCGCGTCCGTGGGCAGCACGCAGGGCTCCTGGCGCTGGACCGGAAGAACGAGAAGCTCTACCCCAGGGATCAGGTCATCGACAAGGGTTACGCGGCCCAGCTGCTCCTCTCGTGGGGTGGCCAGCCGTACCGGGCTGCCCTGGGCCGAGAGAAGGCATTGAAGGTCTTCAAGGATGACCTGAAGGCGAGGAACCCGGAGGGTCCCCTGCCTGAGGCCACCGTGCAGGACTTCGACCAGCTGGTGGGTCTGGCCGTCATCCGGCGCGAGGCCGAGGGGTCCATCGCCGCCGAGGGGACCATGAAACCCCCGCTGGGGCAGTATCTGCTGGCCTGGCTTGCGGAACAGCACGGTGGGGAGATCGACCTTCTGCAGATCGCCCGCACGGGCGTGCTGCCCGACCATCTCATCCGCGTGATCCAGCAGGTGACCCCGCTGATCTCACGGGCCATGCGAACTCACCCTGAGAACGTGCCTCACGAGAGCGAACGGCCCAAGCGGGCGGCCTGCTGGGATGAGGTGCGCAAGATCCGCCTGCCCGGGGAGGTCGCGCGGCGTGGCACCGGCACGGGGACGCGGGAGTTCAGCAGACAGGACTGGCAGGCGGCGCTGATCTGGGTGCAGGGTACCCGTAACGCCCAGCTGCGGCAGAAGATCCTTGATGCCCGCAGGATCGTCCAGAGCGGGAAGGCCCAGCAGAAGAAGACCTACCTGGCCGCCGTGATGCGGGAGGCCATTAGCCGGGGCTTCAGACCGGATCTCGGCGCGGTGAGCATGGACGAGGCCACAGCAGAGGCGTCCTGA
- a CDS encoding TniQ family protein has translation MRPRPFADELFSSWFMRLAHANTQRLPYFSFHMTGHHNFWTRDPDRSLRAEVARALSGATGLPLDTIVALTLRPLVGRVIPTLPPRSQVRWVTPLNKRGYLCERPGLSFCPACLREGLYLRQTWRLSFVGLCQHHGCLLLDACPACDAPYAPQRNDLGHGQDWSVQPEPPFGCCATCGADLRRGDASPGDAPLLALQGWMLQGADTGVLPWPGQGDVPVLEGFDVLHQLLTVALTRGMQVHLTGACGLLGLKQPSARPNRTFEDHILPDRRTLLQHLDFLLQGWPDQFVRTCQAAGLPKSPLVHHLHPVPAWYGAVADRLSRQGGRPPPQLGSLAAHLDLAGLTRERDGAPTPSERRRWTILWHYHQGPEVATVARRLGVSWDLVRRTVTRYNAQGPEGIREVKRGRPSPRKRLLTAEQEEELRLALTTTPMSYAEMADWVEARVGRRPNTTTLWIYRRGVDSHSREGRRATSG, from the coding sequence GTGCGTCCCCGGCCCTTCGCGGACGAACTGTTCTCCTCGTGGTTCATGCGGCTGGCTCACGCGAACACCCAGCGGCTGCCCTACTTCTCGTTCCACATGACCGGCCACCACAACTTCTGGACCCGCGACCCTGACCGCTCCCTGCGGGCAGAGGTCGCCCGCGCCCTGTCCGGGGCGACGGGGCTCCCCCTGGACACCATCGTGGCCCTGACCCTGCGGCCTCTCGTGGGGCGCGTCATCCCCACGTTGCCGCCCAGGTCCCAGGTGCGCTGGGTCACGCCGCTGAACAAGCGCGGCTACCTGTGTGAGCGCCCCGGGCTGTCGTTCTGCCCAGCCTGTCTGCGGGAAGGGCTGTACCTCCGCCAGACCTGGCGGCTCTCCTTCGTCGGTCTCTGCCAACACCACGGGTGCCTGCTGCTCGACGCCTGCCCGGCCTGCGACGCGCCCTACGCCCCACAGCGCAACGACCTGGGGCACGGGCAGGACTGGAGCGTACAGCCCGAGCCGCCCTTCGGCTGTTGCGCGACCTGCGGGGCGGACCTGAGGCGGGGAGACGCTTCCCCCGGGGATGCCCCCCTCCTCGCGTTGCAGGGGTGGATGCTCCAGGGCGCCGACACGGGCGTCCTGCCGTGGCCGGGACAGGGGGACGTGCCCGTCCTGGAGGGCTTCGACGTGCTCCACCAGTTGCTGACGGTGGCCCTCACCAGGGGGATGCAGGTCCACCTCACCGGGGCATGCGGTCTCCTGGGGTTGAAGCAGCCATCTGCGCGCCCCAACCGGACCTTCGAGGACCACATCCTCCCAGACCGCCGCACGTTGCTTCAGCACCTGGATTTCCTGCTGCAGGGGTGGCCGGACCAGTTCGTGCGGACCTGCCAGGCGGCGGGACTCCCGAAGAGTCCGCTGGTCCACCACCTCCACCCGGTCCCGGCGTGGTACGGGGCCGTCGCCGACCGGCTGAGTCGGCAGGGCGGGCGTCCACCGCCGCAACTCGGGTCCCTCGCGGCGCACCTCGACCTCGCGGGCCTCACCCGTGAGCGGGACGGGGCCCCCACGCCCAGTGAGCGGCGCCGCTGGACCATCCTCTGGCACTACCACCAGGGTCCCGAGGTGGCGACGGTCGCCCGGCGGCTGGGTGTGTCGTGGGACCTCGTGCGCCGGACGGTGACCCGCTACAACGCCCAGGGCCCCGAGGGGATACGGGAGGTCAAGCGGGGGCGACCCAGCCCCAGGAAGAGACTGCTCACCGCCGAGCAGGAGGAAGAACTGCGTCTCGCCCTCACCACCACGCCCATGAGCTACGCCGAGATGGCGGACTGGGTGGAAGCACGGGTCGGGAGACGACCGAACACAACCACCCTGTGGATCTACCGGCGGGGGGTGGACAGCCACTCGCGGGAGGGGCGGCGGGCGACATCGGGTTGA
- a CDS encoding PD-(D/E)XK motif protein has protein sequence MRPSEMWPRMEAGDSLVMRAALHLGGQASLMCLRGGEAGAGEIALRLPVDVDLRRVVDSWEGLRVSQVMSEQQPGQHFLRITPADEGYRDLYTHLADDVHDHLEGTTQPQEAVRVLLSRLRLWASFLRRGGRPLDARTVRGLFTELMALEQLLVPALGWADALGSWSGPSGTPQDVITDRLAMDVKATREGDGLISISSIEQLDPPGRRAVRLLEGVISEGHGESLAMLVNRLQASAAASGHALMFLARLAQTGVTPAGLQEVEEQPMTLLMWRVHDADHPDFPRLIRAAVPMALVNASYRIDLSRSTAPPGDLDALRALLAPADGEEHG, from the coding sequence GTGAGGCCCAGCGAGATGTGGCCCCGCATGGAGGCCGGTGACAGTCTGGTGATGCGGGCGGCCCTTCACCTGGGAGGGCAGGCCAGCCTGATGTGCCTGCGCGGCGGGGAGGCAGGTGCCGGGGAGATTGCCCTGCGCCTGCCGGTGGACGTCGATCTGCGCCGGGTGGTGGACAGCTGGGAGGGACTTCGTGTTTCGCAGGTGATGAGCGAGCAACAGCCCGGTCAGCATTTCCTGCGTATCACCCCGGCGGACGAGGGCTACCGGGACCTCTACACCCACCTGGCCGATGACGTGCATGACCACCTTGAGGGCACCACGCAGCCACAGGAGGCGGTGCGGGTCCTGCTCTCCCGTCTGCGGCTCTGGGCCAGCTTTCTCAGGCGTGGAGGCCGCCCGCTCGATGCCCGCACCGTCAGGGGGCTGTTCACGGAACTGATGGCCCTGGAGCAGCTGCTGGTGCCCGCCCTCGGTTGGGCGGACGCGCTGGGCAGCTGGTCCGGCCCCTCCGGGACACCGCAGGACGTGATCACCGACCGGCTCGCCATGGATGTGAAGGCCACGCGCGAGGGCGATGGCCTCATCAGCATCAGCAGCATCGAGCAGCTGGACCCGCCGGGGCGACGCGCGGTGCGGCTGCTGGAGGGCGTCATCTCCGAGGGGCACGGGGAGAGCCTGGCAATGCTGGTGAACCGGCTCCAGGCCTCGGCAGCGGCCTCGGGGCACGCGCTGATGTTTCTGGCGAGACTGGCTCAGACGGGTGTGACGCCCGCCGGGCTTCAGGAGGTCGAGGAGCAGCCCATGACCCTGCTGATGTGGCGGGTTCACGACGCGGACCACCCCGACTTTCCGCGCCTGATAAGGGCCGCCGTGCCGATGGCCCTCGTCAACGCCAGTTACCGCATCGATCTTTCGCGCTCGACCGCACCACCGGGGGACCTGGATGCGCTCAGGGCGCTTCTCGCACCGGCAGATGGAGAGGAACACGGATGA
- a CDS encoding TniB family NTP-binding protein — translation MTQDRQLIEAAQRLLRAPDEQRLAFIAEDRWIGYSAAKNALSEMELLFEEPSLTRPSNLLLTADTHNGKTTLVKRFAGLHPLVDDPDAARAVRPVIRFDAPATPNEDRFYNRLLRELNAVFKITDKPDKKFFQIKDLLLKVGMRVLILDEINNSLAGTGTQRQQLLNAIKELGNELQRPIILTGNFDALAVLRDDKQIQNRFPPLVLPKWQLDDEFLQLLASFEATLPLRKRSDLASEQLAPLLLVMTGGVIGELSKLLRRAARQAILSQKERITRKALLELPWIPPDQRDQAASAAEAGLQHRLNYGALLADLKYGETEEDEEDGPGQDGGQAV, via the coding sequence GTGACACAAGACAGGCAGTTGATCGAGGCGGCACAGAGGCTGTTGAGGGCACCGGATGAGCAACGGCTCGCGTTCATCGCGGAGGACCGCTGGATCGGTTACTCGGCGGCGAAGAACGCCCTCAGCGAGATGGAGTTGTTGTTCGAGGAGCCCTCTCTCACCCGGCCCTCGAACCTGCTCCTGACGGCTGATACCCACAACGGCAAGACCACGCTGGTCAAGCGTTTCGCAGGTCTGCATCCCCTGGTCGACGACCCGGACGCAGCGCGGGCGGTCCGCCCGGTGATCCGGTTCGACGCTCCCGCCACCCCGAATGAGGACCGCTTCTACAACCGCCTGCTCAGGGAACTGAACGCGGTCTTCAAGATCACCGACAAGCCCGACAAGAAGTTCTTCCAGATCAAGGACCTGTTGCTGAAGGTGGGGATGAGGGTGCTGATCCTCGACGAGATCAACAACAGCCTCGCGGGGACGGGCACCCAGCGGCAGCAACTCCTGAACGCGATCAAGGAGCTGGGGAACGAGTTGCAGCGGCCCATCATCCTGACGGGCAACTTCGACGCCCTGGCCGTCCTGCGCGACGACAAGCAGATCCAGAACCGTTTCCCGCCCCTGGTCCTTCCCAAGTGGCAGCTTGACGACGAGTTCCTGCAACTGCTCGCCTCCTTCGAGGCCACCCTGCCCCTGAGGAAGCGGTCAGACCTCGCCTCGGAACAGCTCGCGCCCCTGCTGCTGGTCATGACGGGCGGGGTCATCGGTGAACTGAGCAAGCTCCTCAGGCGGGCGGCGAGACAGGCCATCCTCTCGCAGAAGGAGCGCATCACCCGCAAGGCGCTGCTGGAACTGCCCTGGATACCGCCCGACCAGCGTGACCAGGCGGCGAGTGCCGCCGAGGCTGGGCTGCAGCACCGCCTCAACTACGGGGCCCTGCTGGCAGACCTGAAGTATGGGGAGACAGAAGAGGACGAGGAGGACGGACCCGGACAGGACGGCGGGCAGGCGGTCTGA